A single Silvibacterium dinghuense DNA region contains:
- a CDS encoding gluconate:H+ symporter, which produces MIDPHSLFLLLSALVAVVALVVLIAVFRLNPFITLLLASLGLALAVHMPAVDIVHSFEVGVGNTLGHIAVVVALGTMLGKMMAESGGSDQIAFTLIRLFGEKRVHWAMMVIALIVGLPAFFEVGFVLLIPIAYTVARRTGRSLVFVALPMVAGISVDHALVPPHPAAMLAATAYHADIGRTIFFALAIGIPAAIIAGPLWTMIIAPRIRLSHENPMAAQFAERDPGRRLPSFSLTLFTILAPVLLMLVGSGADAFTAPGSGVNQALHFIGNDDIALLIGVLVSFFTLGRVGGFTRETILRFTNECLAPTATITLLVGAGGGFGRILQDSGVSHAIVGVALGSHVPLLLLAWLLAALLRIATGSSTVAMTTAAGIVAPIAAHAAGVRPELLAVATGAGSVIFSHVNDGGFWLVKEYFDMSVVDTIKTWSVCETLISVTALLLAMGISLI; this is translated from the coding sequence ATGATCGATCCGCATAGCCTCTTTTTGCTTCTCTCGGCGCTCGTCGCCGTGGTGGCGCTCGTCGTGCTCATCGCCGTCTTCCGGCTCAACCCCTTCATCACGTTGCTGCTCGCCTCGCTCGGCCTCGCGCTCGCGGTGCACATGCCCGCGGTGGACATCGTGCACTCCTTCGAGGTCGGCGTCGGCAACACGCTCGGACATATCGCCGTCGTGGTAGCGCTCGGCACCATGCTCGGCAAAATGATGGCCGAGTCCGGCGGCTCCGATCAGATCGCCTTCACTCTCATCCGTCTCTTTGGCGAAAAGCGCGTGCACTGGGCCATGATGGTCATCGCCCTCATCGTCGGTCTGCCTGCGTTTTTTGAGGTCGGCTTCGTTCTGCTCATTCCCATTGCCTATACCGTTGCCCGGCGCACCGGCCGCTCGCTCGTCTTTGTCGCGTTGCCCATGGTTGCAGGCATCTCGGTCGATCACGCGCTCGTGCCGCCGCACCCGGCCGCCATGCTCGCCGCGACCGCGTATCACGCCGATATTGGCCGCACCATCTTTTTCGCGCTTGCTATCGGCATTCCTGCGGCCATCATCGCTGGTCCGCTCTGGACAATGATCATTGCGCCGCGCATCCGTCTCTCGCATGAGAATCCCATGGCTGCGCAGTTCGCCGAACGCGACCCCGGCCGCCGTCTGCCATCGTTTTCACTTACGCTGTTCACCATTCTCGCGCCTGTGCTGCTCATGCTTGTCGGCAGTGGGGCGGATGCTTTTACTGCGCCAGGCAGCGGCGTAAACCAGGCTCTTCATTTCATTGGCAACGACGACATCGCCCTGCTCATCGGCGTTCTCGTCAGTTTCTTTACCCTCGGACGCGTGGGCGGCTTCACACGTGAGACCATCCTTCGCTTTACCAACGAGTGTCTCGCTCCCACTGCGACCATCACGCTGCTCGTCGGCGCGGGCGGTGGCTTCGGCCGCATCCTTCAGGACAGCGGAGTTTCGCACGCCATTGTCGGAGTGGCGCTTGGTAGCCACGTGCCGCTATTACTGCTGGCCTGGCTTCTCGCTGCGCTTCTGCGCATCGCCACCGGTTCGTCGACGGTCGCCATGACCACGGCCGCCGGCATTGTCGCCCCCATCGCTGCGCATGCTGCCGGTGTCCGGCCGGAGTTGCTGGCCGTCGCCACCGGAGCGGGTTCCGTCATCTTTTCGCACGTGAATGACGGCGGCTTCTGGCTGGTGAAGGAGTACTTCGATATGAGTGTCGTCGACACCATCAAGACCTGGTCTGTTTGCGAGACGCTCATCTCCGTCACCGCGCTGCTGCTGGCCATGGGGATATCGCTGATCTAG
- a CDS encoding RidA family protein yields MSMKRYGVEGGKGTGGQHLPFARAVEADGWLYVSGQVPMVNGEVIFGGIIAQSHQAIKNLFAILNEAGYSAEHVVRCGVWLDDPRDFQSFNGVFREYFGEHPPARACVVSSMVVDCKVEIDCVAYKAPAR; encoded by the coding sequence ATGAGTATGAAGCGGTATGGAGTAGAAGGAGGCAAGGGCACCGGCGGTCAACATCTGCCCTTTGCCCGCGCAGTAGAAGCCGATGGCTGGCTTTACGTCTCCGGACAGGTTCCTATGGTCAACGGCGAAGTCATCTTCGGAGGCATCATCGCCCAGTCGCACCAGGCCATCAAAAATCTCTTTGCCATCCTCAATGAGGCAGGCTACTCCGCCGAGCATGTCGTCCGTTGTGGCGTCTGGCTCGATGATCCCCGCGACTTCCAGTCCTTCAACGGGGTCTTCCGCGAATACTTTGGCGAGCATCCACCCGCGCGCGCCTGCGTCGTCTCCAGCATGGTGGTCGACTGCAAGGTTGAAATCGACTGCGTCGCCTACAAGGCACCTGCCAGGTAG
- a CDS encoding N-acyl-D-amino-acid deacylase family protein produces MKNCDLLIRNARIYDGLHESDGRAGIFNGDLADLAIEGDRILAIGSRLDVQTTAELDARGLALAPGFIDVHTHDDTAVLRSPQMLPKISQGVTTVIVGNCGISASPVTLKAEPPDPMNLLGEAADFRYPAFHDYIAAISDAQPAVNVAALIGHTALRSNHMDRLDRAASSSEVAAMRAQLEEALADGALGLSTGLAYLSAIHATTEEVIALAQPLAAHRAVYTTHLRSETETILDALREAFTIGGESQVPVIVSHLKCAGIANWGRSAEVLAVLEAARETLAIGCDCYPYAAGSSTLDLRQIDERVAITITWSTPHPEVAGQSLARIAEGWGLTQLEAARRLQPAGAIYHSISEDDMRRILAHPATMIGSDGLPLDPRPHPRLWGTFPRVLGRYSREEKLLPLATAIHKMTAMPAARFGLEGRGVIAEGAFADLVLFDPESVTDTATYSDPIQAAQGISHVWVNGVLTYTAQEPTGARAGRYLPRGRTHWIQ; encoded by the coding sequence ATGAAAAACTGCGATCTCCTTATCCGTAACGCCCGCATCTATGACGGCCTCCATGAGAGCGATGGCCGGGCTGGCATTTTCAACGGCGATCTTGCCGACCTCGCCATCGAGGGCGATCGCATTCTTGCCATCGGTTCCCGCCTCGATGTCCAGACCACGGCTGAGCTCGATGCCCGCGGCCTCGCTCTTGCTCCCGGCTTCATCGACGTACACACGCACGACGATACCGCCGTCCTGCGCAGTCCGCAGATGCTGCCCAAAATTTCGCAAGGCGTCACCACGGTCATTGTCGGCAACTGCGGCATCTCCGCGTCGCCCGTTACGCTGAAGGCTGAGCCGCCCGACCCGATGAACCTTCTTGGGGAAGCAGCCGATTTCCGCTATCCCGCCTTCCACGACTACATCGCGGCCATCTCCGACGCGCAGCCCGCCGTCAACGTAGCCGCGCTCATCGGTCACACCGCGCTGCGCAGCAATCACATGGACCGCCTCGATCGCGCCGCCAGCTCCAGTGAAGTTGCTGCCATGCGCGCACAGCTCGAAGAGGCACTCGCGGACGGAGCTCTCGGCCTCAGCACCGGCCTCGCCTATCTCTCTGCGATCCATGCCACCACGGAGGAAGTCATCGCTCTTGCCCAGCCGCTCGCTGCGCACCGCGCCGTCTACACCACGCACCTGCGCAGCGAGACGGAGACGATTCTCGACGCGCTCCGCGAAGCCTTTACCATCGGCGGCGAGTCGCAGGTTCCAGTCATCGTCTCGCATCTCAAGTGCGCGGGGATTGCTAACTGGGGACGCAGTGCGGAAGTCCTCGCTGTGCTCGAAGCTGCGCGTGAAACGCTGGCTATCGGTTGCGATTGCTATCCCTATGCTGCCGGCTCCAGCACCCTCGATCTTCGTCAGATCGACGAGCGCGTCGCCATCACCATCACCTGGAGCACCCCGCACCCTGAGGTTGCAGGCCAGTCCCTCGCGCGCATCGCAGAAGGCTGGGGCCTTACGCAGCTTGAAGCTGCGCGCCGCCTCCAGCCCGCCGGCGCTATCTACCACAGCATCTCCGAGGACGACATGCGCCGCATCCTCGCCCATCCTGCCACCATGATCGGCTCCGATGGTTTGCCCCTCGACCCACGCCCGCATCCACGCCTCTGGGGAACCTTTCCCCGCGTGCTCGGCCGCTATAGCAGGGAGGAGAAGCTGCTCCCGCTTGCCACCGCGATTCATAAAATGACCGCCATGCCTGCCGCGCGTTTCGGCCTTGAAGGCCGAGGTGTGATCGCGGAAGGCGCCTTTGCGGATTTGGTCCTCTTTGATCCTGAATCTGTCACCGATACTGCGACATATTCCGATCCCATCCAGGCCGCACAGGGCATTTCGCATGTCTGGGTCAACGGCGTGCTCACGTATACTGCGCAGGAGCCCACCGGCGCGCGTGCCGGCCGCTATCTTCCCCGCGGCCGCACCCACTGGATTCAGTAA
- a CDS encoding amino acid deaminase, whose product MEHSSSLASPLISPLNKGLGTLAEPLPAAAMAALHWNILREDVSLPCAVLYEERLEHNLKWMQRFIEEYGVKLAPHGKTTMTPKLFARQIAGGAWGITLATAQQALAAYEHGIRRVLMMNQLVGRQNMEAVSRLLEDPAFDFYCLVDSAAQIEQLGTFFHAKRQRVQVLLEVGIEGGRAGVRNAAQIVEVLAALARWKDTLALRGVELFEGLLKEESAVRSFLERATAVMRQLLAEKHLAPGKAILTGAGSAWYDVVAEVFTGAGFGEAVEIVLRPGCYLTHDVGAYREAQERILATNPIAQKLRAGLLPAQHVWSYVQSVPEAERAILGMGKRDAAFDAGLPEPALHYRPGEDAPRTTPAHWKLAKMMDQHAYLDIQAGDDIRPGDMIACDVAHPCLTFDKWRTLLVVNTHYDVIDVVETYF is encoded by the coding sequence TTGGAACATTCCTCGTCACTCGCTTCGCCGCTGATTTCACCACTCAACAAAGGACTGGGCACGCTGGCCGAACCGCTGCCTGCAGCCGCGATGGCGGCTCTGCACTGGAACATTCTTCGCGAGGACGTGAGCCTGCCGTGCGCGGTGCTCTACGAGGAGCGACTGGAGCACAACCTCAAGTGGATGCAGCGTTTCATCGAGGAGTATGGCGTGAAGCTGGCTCCGCATGGGAAGACGACGATGACGCCGAAGCTCTTTGCGCGGCAGATTGCAGGCGGAGCGTGGGGTATCACGCTGGCAACGGCGCAACAGGCACTGGCAGCATATGAGCACGGTATACGGCGGGTGCTGATGATGAACCAGCTTGTCGGCAGACAAAATATGGAGGCTGTGTCACGGCTGCTCGAAGATCCTGCGTTCGATTTCTACTGCCTGGTGGATTCAGCGGCACAGATCGAGCAGCTTGGGACGTTTTTCCATGCAAAACGGCAGCGGGTGCAGGTGCTGCTGGAAGTGGGTATAGAAGGCGGCCGGGCCGGGGTGCGCAACGCAGCGCAGATCGTCGAGGTGCTCGCGGCTCTCGCACGGTGGAAGGACACTCTGGCGCTACGCGGCGTGGAGCTGTTCGAAGGATTACTGAAGGAAGAGAGTGCGGTGCGCAGCTTTCTGGAGCGTGCGACTGCAGTAATGCGGCAACTGCTCGCGGAGAAACATCTTGCTCCCGGTAAGGCGATCCTGACCGGTGCGGGTTCGGCGTGGTATGACGTGGTAGCAGAGGTCTTCACAGGCGCGGGTTTTGGCGAGGCGGTGGAAATTGTGCTGCGCCCGGGCTGCTACCTGACGCACGACGTGGGCGCGTATCGCGAGGCGCAGGAGCGCATCCTGGCGACTAACCCGATCGCGCAGAAGCTGCGCGCCGGACTGTTGCCGGCGCAGCATGTGTGGTCCTATGTGCAGTCTGTGCCGGAGGCGGAACGAGCTATTTTAGGCATGGGCAAGCGCGATGCAGCCTTCGATGCGGGGCTGCCGGAGCCGGCACTGCACTATCGTCCAGGTGAGGATGCTCCGCGAACGACGCCTGCGCACTGGAAACTGGCGAAGATGATGGACCAGCACGCATATCTCGATATTCAGGCAGGCGATGACATACGGCCTGGAGACATGATCGCCTGCGATGTGGCGCATCCGTGCCTGACTTTCGACAAATGGCGGACGCTGCTGGTGGTGAATACGCACTATGACGTCATCGATGTGGTGGAGACGTACTTCTAG
- a CDS encoding S41 family peptidase, with protein MTALSHRLRGPFLASLCFASTCFLAHAAPASRPSLAEPALSPDGKEIAFASGGDIWTVPAEGGIAHLLVTDPATESRPMYSPDGTQLAFISTRTGSGDIYILTLATGELRRLTFSDLPDQLDGWSRDGKWIYFTSAANDIAHLPDIFRVSAAGGTPLEVSRERYLSEFESAPSPDGENVALIAKGISYAQWWRSGHAHIDETELWLKPLADSTPAKVLIPADAKHAWPMWSQDGHTLYFMSDKSGAENLWSLTLGGEPKQLTHFEHGRVLYPSICVDGKAIVFERNLTIWKYDIASGKAAEVPITLRGVPSSPDIRHTTENHFDEMELSPDGKKMALVAHGDVFVIPAKDGGDGFRVTATPERESDLHWSSDSMRLVYVSERGGHHNLYEYDFKTNKERPLTSGTDENENPRWSPDGKSIVYTRNERELRLIALEGMSDKVLANDLMEEPTIEWSANSQWIAYTTVGVDAFRNIKVIPAAGGEAHFVSFLANGESAFNIVWAPDGKYLLFETAQRSEDFEIARVDLTPHVPKYREDELRDLFHAPGQPAPKQDDTKTKPATTTPEEAKTGDKEADKDAEKDKKEADKNKPFNIDFDGIRDRLTLLPLGLNAMEPHISPDGKTLVFSARSENHSNLYSYSLEENPKEPPVPKQLTANAEDKGSITFSPDSKELLILEDGQPRRITLESGQAKPIQATATMDIDFNTDKVVAFNEAWSVLNRRFYDQDFHGRNWSELHDTFAPYIAGSRTPDEMRRDINLMIGELDASHSGISGGAAHPVKTGRLGLRFDRADYEAGKGLVIREIVPLGPAAVEGSMHVGEKLVAVNGTPIDGHTNLNQLLEDQVGRRVVLRISATDGKERDAVVQPVDSATESGLLYRGWVEHNRAMVEKLSGGKLGYVHIADMGDHSLKQLYIDLDAQNEGREGVVVDVRNNNGGYVNGYAIDVLSRKNYLLMTTRGEPTTPSRQMLGQRALGLPTVLLTNESSLSDAEDFTEGYRALHLGKVVGTPTAGWIIFTGGTGLIDGSAVRLPEIRVQDLRGQTMEGHPRPVDVEVVRQPGETLEDHDSQLEKAVSVLLDQLKAGKS; from the coding sequence ATGACTGCGCTCTCGCACCGCCTTCGCGGCCCGTTCCTTGCCTCTCTCTGCTTTGCTTCCACCTGCTTCCTCGCCCATGCTGCGCCAGCCTCGCGGCCATCGCTTGCCGAGCCTGCGCTCTCGCCCGACGGCAAGGAGATTGCTTTTGCCTCCGGCGGCGATATCTGGACCGTGCCGGCCGAGGGCGGCATCGCGCACCTGCTGGTGACCGACCCCGCCACCGAGTCGCGCCCCATGTATTCGCCCGACGGCACGCAGCTTGCCTTCATTTCCACCCGCACCGGCAGCGGAGATATCTATATCCTCACCCTCGCCACCGGCGAACTCCGCCGCCTCACCTTCAGCGATCTTCCCGATCAGCTCGATGGCTGGTCCCGCGACGGTAAGTGGATTTACTTCACCTCCGCGGCGAACGATATCGCGCATCTGCCCGATATCTTCCGCGTGAGTGCGGCCGGAGGCACACCGCTTGAGGTCAGCCGCGAGCGCTACCTGTCCGAGTTCGAGAGTGCCCCGTCACCCGACGGCGAAAACGTCGCCCTCATTGCCAAGGGCATCAGCTACGCACAATGGTGGCGCAGCGGCCACGCTCACATCGACGAGACCGAGCTCTGGCTCAAGCCTCTCGCCGACTCTACACCTGCAAAAGTGCTTATCCCTGCCGATGCCAAGCACGCCTGGCCCATGTGGTCGCAGGACGGACACACGCTCTATTTCATGAGCGACAAGAGCGGTGCCGAGAATCTCTGGTCTCTCACCTTGGGTGGTGAGCCGAAGCAACTCACCCACTTCGAGCATGGCCGCGTTCTCTACCCCTCCATCTGTGTCGATGGCAAGGCCATCGTCTTCGAGCGGAATCTCACCATCTGGAAGTATGACATCGCCTCCGGCAAAGCGGCCGAGGTGCCCATCACTCTGCGCGGTGTGCCTTCGTCGCCCGACATCCGCCATACGACTGAGAATCACTTCGACGAGATGGAGCTCTCGCCCGACGGCAAGAAGATGGCCCTCGTTGCACACGGCGATGTCTTTGTCATCCCCGCCAAAGATGGAGGCGATGGCTTCCGCGTGACCGCGACGCCCGAGCGCGAAAGCGATCTGCACTGGTCTTCCGATTCCATGCGCCTCGTCTATGTTTCCGAACGAGGCGGGCATCACAACCTCTACGAGTACGACTTCAAGACGAATAAGGAACGCCCGCTCACCAGCGGCACGGATGAGAATGAAAATCCTCGCTGGTCACCCGACGGTAAGAGCATCGTCTACACCCGCAACGAGCGCGAATTGCGTCTCATCGCCCTCGAGGGCATGAGCGATAAGGTGCTCGCAAACGATCTGATGGAAGAACCCACGATCGAGTGGTCCGCCAATAGCCAGTGGATCGCCTACACCACCGTCGGCGTCGATGCCTTCCGCAATATCAAGGTGATTCCTGCCGCAGGCGGGGAAGCGCATTTTGTGTCGTTCCTCGCTAATGGAGAAAGCGCCTTCAATATCGTCTGGGCGCCCGATGGCAAATACCTGCTCTTCGAGACTGCACAGCGCAGTGAAGACTTCGAGATCGCACGCGTCGATCTCACCCCGCACGTGCCGAAGTATCGCGAAGACGAGCTCCGCGATCTCTTCCACGCGCCCGGTCAGCCTGCTCCCAAACAGGACGACACAAAGACCAAGCCCGCCACCACCACGCCGGAAGAAGCCAAAACCGGCGATAAGGAAGCAGACAAAGACGCGGAGAAGGACAAGAAAGAAGCCGACAAGAACAAGCCCTTCAACATCGACTTCGACGGCATCCGTGATCGCCTTACCCTGCTGCCTCTTGGTCTGAATGCCATGGAGCCGCACATCAGCCCCGACGGCAAGACCCTGGTCTTCTCTGCGCGCTCGGAGAATCACTCCAATCTCTATTCCTACTCGCTTGAGGAGAATCCCAAGGAACCTCCGGTCCCCAAGCAGCTCACCGCAAACGCCGAGGACAAGGGAAGCATCACCTTCTCGCCGGATTCGAAGGAGCTGCTCATCCTCGAAGACGGCCAGCCTCGCCGCATCACGCTCGAAAGCGGCCAGGCCAAGCCCATCCAGGCCACGGCCACCATGGATATCGACTTCAATACCGATAAGGTTGTCGCCTTCAACGAGGCATGGAGCGTGCTCAACCGCCGCTTCTATGACCAGGATTTCCACGGCCGCAACTGGAGCGAGCTCCACGACACCTTCGCGCCCTACATCGCCGGCAGCCGCACGCCCGACGAGATGCGTCGCGATATCAACCTCATGATCGGTGAGCTCGATGCCTCGCACTCCGGCATCTCCGGCGGCGCGGCGCACCCGGTGAAGACCGGCCGCCTCGGTCTGCGCTTCGACCGCGCCGATTATGAAGCCGGCAAGGGGCTGGTCATTCGCGAGATCGTCCCCCTCGGTCCTGCCGCAGTCGAAGGCTCCATGCATGTCGGTGAGAAGCTCGTCGCCGTGAATGGCACGCCCATCGATGGGCACACCAACCTGAACCAGCTCCTTGAGGATCAGGTCGGCCGCCGTGTCGTTCTGCGCATCTCTGCAACCGACGGCAAAGAGCGCGATGCCGTCGTGCAACCGGTTGACTCTGCGACGGAGTCCGGTTTGCTCTATCGCGGCTGGGTGGAACACAATCGCGCCATGGTGGAAAAGCTCAGCGGCGGCAAGCTCGGCTACGTCCACATCGCAGACATGGGCGACCACTCGCTCAAGCAGCTCTACATCGATCTCGATGCGCAGAACGAGGGCAGGGAAGGCGTTGTCGTCGACGTGCGCAACAACAACGGCGGCTACGTCAACGGCTACGCGATCGACGTTCTCTCGCGGAAAAACTATCTCCTCATGACAACCCGCGGTGAGCCGACCACGCCCTCGCGCCAGATGCTTGGTCAGCGTGCCCTGGGGTTGCCCACTGTTCTTCTTACCAATGAAAGTTCGCTCTCCGACGCTGAGGACTTCACCGAAGGCTACCGCGCGTTGCACCTCGGCAAGGTCGTCGGTACGCCGACAGCGGGCTGGATCATCTTCACCGGCGGTACCGGCCTTATCGACGGTTCCGCCGTACGTTTGCCTGAGATTCGCGTACAGGATCTACGCGGGCAGACGATGGAAGGCCATCCCCGCCCGGTCGATGTTGAGGTCGTCCGCCAGCCCGGAGAAACCCTTGAAGACCACGACTCGCAACTCGAAAAAGCAGTCTCGGTTCTTCTCGACCAGCTCAAGGCCGGAAAATCGTAA